A region from the Bubalus kerabau isolate K-KA32 ecotype Philippines breed swamp buffalo chromosome 23, PCC_UOA_SB_1v2, whole genome shotgun sequence genome encodes:
- the KCTD5 gene encoding BTB/POZ domain-containing protein KCTD5 has translation MAENHCELLPPAPGGLGAGLGGGLCRRCSAGLGALAQRPGSVSKWVRLNVGGTYFLTTRQTLCRDPKSFLYRLCQADPDLDSDKDETGAYLIDRDPTYFGPVLNYLRHGKLVINKDLAEEGVLEEAEFYNITSLIKLVKDKIRERDSKTSQVPVKHVYRVLQCQEEELTQMVSTMSDGWKFEQLVSIGSSYNYGSEDQAEFLCVVSKELHNSPHGPASEPSEKAKILQERGSRM, from the exons ATGGCGGAGAATCACTGCGAGCTGCTGCCTCCGGCCCCGGGCGGCctcggggcggggctggggggtggcCTGTGCCGGCGCTGCAGCGCGGGGCTCGGCGCCTTGGCCCAGCGTCCTGGCAGCGTGTCCAAGTGGGTCCGGCTCAACGTCGGCGGCACCTACTTCCTCACCACTCGGCAGACGCTGTGCCGGGATCCGAAATCCTTCCTCTACCGTTTGTGCCAGGCCGACCCCGACCTGGACTCGGACAAG GATGAAACAGGTGCCTACTTAATCGACAGAGACCCCACCTACTTTGGGCCTGTGCTGAACTACCTGAGACATGGGAAGCTGGTCATTAACAAAGACCTGGCAGAGGAAG GGGTATTGGAGGAAGCGGAATTTTACAATATCACCTCACTAATAAAACTCGTCAAGGACAAAATTAGAGAGCGAGACAGCAAAACATCACAG GTGCCGGTGAAGCACGTGTACCGTGTCCTGCAGTGTCAAGAGGAGGAGCTCACGCAGATGGTCTCCACCATGTCCGATGGCTGGAAGTTCGAGCAG CTGGTCAGCATCGGCTCCTCCTACAACTATGGCAGCGAGGACCAGGCCGAGTTCCTGTGTGTGGTCTCCAAGGAGCTGCACAACTCGCCACACGGCCCCGCCAGCGAGCCCAGCGAGAAGGCCAAG ATTTTGCAAGAACGGGGTTCGAGGATGTGA